Below is a genomic region from Persicimonas caeni.
CCGCGACGATCTGGTCGCCCGACAGGCTCATCAAGTCGAGCTTGGGCGGCTCGGCGTTCTCGGGTTGGTCGTCGGCCGCGCCGGTCGACTCGTCGTGGATGGCGGTCAGGCCCCAGGCGACTTCGGTGTCGTCGTCGCCCGACTTGCTGCCTTGGCCTTGCTGTCCCTGCGCTTGGCCGGGCTGACCGGGCGCTTGCCCGGCCTGCGCTTGCGGCGCCGGTAGCTTGAAGAAGTCGCGGTCGGTGTCGCACAGCCTCAAATAGCGGTGCGTCTGCGCCTGCGGGTCGAGCGGCGCGGCCTGCTGGGCGGTGTCGTTCTCCTCGTAGCGGTCGTCGCCGACCACGCACGGGGCGTATTTGTATTGGCTCAGGTGATAGGGGCCTTGCTCGTCGTCGGTCGCGCCCGTGACGTGCACCAACAGGGTGCCGGGCTCCATGACGTTTTGGACGCCGGCGGTCAGGTAGGCGCCGTCCTGGCGGCCCTTGGCGACCACCTCGCCGGTCTCTTTGCGCACGATCTCGACGGCGAGCTTCGGCGGGCGCTCGCGCTCGCGGTCGGGCTGGGCCTGCAGGTCGACGAAGAGCGTGTCGCCGAGCTCCATGTCGACGGCGAACCAATCGTCGTCGCCCGGGCAGGTGTGCAGCTTGTTGTTGGTCTTGTCGAGCGCGCGCCGTGTCGGCGGTGTCGTTCTCCTCGAAGTCGTCCTCGAGGGCGTGACACGGCGGGATGGCGGTGATCTTGAAGTCGTAGGCGAACTCGCGCCCGTCGGCCGCCGAGACCTTCATGAGCAGCGGGCCGTTCCCGCCTCCGCCCCTGTTGGCTCCGACCATATCGGGCGTGACCGTAAACTTTTGGATGCTGCGCGTGGCGCTCTTCGTGTCGGGGTCGAAGTCGTCGGGCGAGCCCTGGTCGACGGCCAGCACCTGCTCGCCGCTCGCGTCGAAGACGGCGAGTTGCAGGTCTTGGGGGCGCGGCAAGAAGACGTGCTCGGGGTCGGGCTCGTCGCGCAACACCGAGAAATTCGCCTCGATGGCCACGCTCGTGCCCACGGTGACCGGAATCGCGTACCAATCCTCGTCGAGGCCGCATAGCGCCAGCGCCTCCTGCTCGAGCTTGTCGAGCTGGGCCGGCGTCTTCGAGCCGTCGTTCTCCTCGAGCTTGTCTTCGAGCTCGGAGCAGGGCGGAAAGAGTTTGCGGAAGACGACCTCGAGGTTGTGGCGCGCCTGCTCGATGCGCTCCTTGTTCTCCGGGCGCGACGTGTCGATCTCGACCCGAAGCGCCTCCTTGTAGGTCTCGTAGGCTTCCTTCCACTCTTCTTGTTTGGAAAGCGCCGCGCCCAGGTTGAACAGCACGTCGAAGCGAAGCTCGGGATCCTTCGTCGCCAGCGCCCGCGCGAAGGTTTGACGCGCATCGTCGAACTCTTCGGAGCCGAGCAGGGCGATGCCCAGATCGTAGTGGAGCTCGGGGCTCGCGGGGACCTCGGTCTCGGCCTCGCGGTACTTCTCGAGCGCTTCTTTGTACTTGTCCTCGGCGACGAGCGCGTTGCCCTCGTCGACCGAGTCGACCGTGTCGCGGAAGGCGTCCTCGCAGCCGGTGGCGCCCGTCGCGCTGACGACGAGCACGAGCAGCACGAGCATCACCGAGCTCGAAGGGGCGCCCTTGGGGCGGCGTCGGCGCTCGCCGAGGCCGAAAGCGACGAGCAACAACAGCAGCGCCGGGGCG
It encodes:
- a CDS encoding VWA domain-containing protein encodes the protein MHFARPDNLYLLLLLVPMILALAGYFWWKRRLQDKIGHNHLIQAMAARHSNRRQIARGVLVMVAVALLCVAAAQPQWGQDDRTIKRFGVDLVFALDLSNSMRAQDIPPSRLQAAKDEIETTLKTLSGDRVGLVVFTAISFAQSPLTTDYGAIRFYLDKLEAGQMPIGGTSVGQAILDSAELLTGKKLDGQLEEKAPDDEDDDGRAKNQVIVLITDGEDHESSPMEAAEKAREHGIHVVTVGMGSPDGSRIPIHGEDGRLKGYKRDQKGELVYTKLDESTLQEIAEETGGTYLRYTGEHSVVNGIDKYIDSLEKSELETMLRKRYKDRYMYFLAPALLLLLVAFGLGERRRRPKGAPSSSVMLVLLVLVVSATGATGCEDAFRDTVDSVDEGNALVAEDKYKEALEKYREAETEVPASPELHYDLGIALLGSEEFDDARQTFARALATKDPELRFDVLFNLGAALSKQEEWKEAYETYKEALRVEIDTSRPENKERIEQARHNLEVVFRKLFPPCSELEDKLEENDGSKTPAQLDKLEQEALALCGLDEDWYAIPVTVGTSVAIEANFSVLRDEPDPEHVFLPRPQDLQLAVFDASGEQVLAVDQGSPDDFDPDTKSATRSIQKFTVTPDMVGANRGGGGNGPLLMKVSAADGREFAYDFKITAIPPCHALEDDFEENDTADTARARQDQQQAAHLPGRRRLVRRRHGARRHALRRPAGPARPRARAPAEARRRDRAQRDRRGGRQGPPGRRLPDRRRPKRHGARHPVGARHGRDRRRARPLSPEPIQIRPVRGRRRPLRGERHRPAGRAARPAGADAPLFEAVRHRPRLLQATGAASAGRASARSARPSAGTARPRQQVGRRRHRSRLGPDRHPRRVDRRGRRPTRERRAAQARLDEPVGRPDRRGRRHPRRGQDAVVWPDGRQAAGPEARSAEAGSAKGAGRRPRGALRKQGQRATLASRRGRADLLPPDAAQPAESESKPERPESAEPRRQR